A region of Sparus aurata chromosome 8, fSpaAur1.1, whole genome shotgun sequence DNA encodes the following proteins:
- the tmem168b gene encoding transmembrane protein 168: MCRFLRYCVSHCLHAAMTRLEEVNGEASMWSSVRWLGYLSSLNLLVALCLGLYARWERTAETILLVIFILALVVLGIASIMYYYFNMERLSLSLLHPWFGFLLGLLCFLNSPALQSDLKERAANYMLLTSVALRTLWALLERLFGCTRYRPAFLTSAERLELAGFAAASTALLLQKSLSVMVLVVALATVMVALRMKALLALPNLVCFAVITGVLFFQSLNITINPFALACFFSQLICDPLLDVYFSGLSVTERWQPFLAWRVLWRRLSLLPLLLVEVTFIVLSARKLKDLDQWYLMIPTFVVCVLFWAICHMVFVITVWGFHTKLSDCQRVCLSQLGSGLDKIMASKGVRHFCLISDRLVLFTLVSTVAVAVACWQASSSIFVSMFLLVLPLESLFHGLFHELGNSLGGTCVGYAVVIPTNYCSPDGQPMLLPPDQVQELNRRSTGMLNNVQRFFAHHLIEVFGCDYSTSGVTLDALQAKIKSFLELRTADGPRHDTYVIFYSGHSHRSGEWALSGGDTLRLDHILEWWREKNGSFCSRLILVLDCDNSLPWVKEVRKAEDLYVAVQGATLARVSDAKHQDPPQLGDFTSQWVEYNCNSNSSIQWCERGRAVSANYGVSKHWSDYTLHLPTGSDVTNHWSMYFPRMTYPVVQLALWCGGLNLLWLCSACLRCLKRIKLNWFPPAILDTGQGFKLVRS; this comes from the exons ATGTGTCGTTTTCTACGCTACTGTGTCAGCCACTGCCTTCATGCAGCGATGACCCGGCTGGAGGAGGTCAACGGAGAGGCGAGCATGTGGTCCTCTGTCCGGTGGCTGGGCTACTTGTCCAGTCTCAACCTGCTGGTCGCCCTGTGTTTGGGGCTCTATGCCCGGTGGGAGAGGACCGCCGAGACCATTCTTCTTGTCATCTTCATCTTGGCCCTGGTTGTCCTCGGAATAGCGAGTATAATGTACTACTACTTCAACATGGAGAGgctcagcctcagcctcctccacccGTGGTTCGGCTTCCTGCTGGGACTGCTGTGTTTCCTCAACAGTCCTGCTCTGCAGAGCGACCTGAAGGAGCGGGCTGCCAACTACATGCTGCTGACCAGCGTGGCTCTGAGGACGCTGTGGGCGCTGCTGGAGCGACTGTTCGGATGCACCAGGTACCGGCCCGCCTTCCTCACCTCGGCAGAGCGGCTGGAGCTGGCGGGGTTCGCCGCCGCCAGCACGGCACTGCTCCTCCAAAAGTCCCTGAGCGtcatggtgctggtggtggcgCTGGCCACAGTCATGGTTGCCCTCCGGATGAAGGCTCTCCTGGCTCTTCCCAACTTGGTCTGCTTCGCTGTCATCACCGGCGTGCTGTTCTTCCAGTCCCTCAACATCACCATCAACCCCTTCGCCCTCGCCTGCTTCTTCAGCCAGCTCATCTGCGACCCTCTGCTGGACGTCTACTTCAGCGGTCTGTCTGTGACCGAGCGCTGGCAGCCGTTCCTGGCGTGGCGGGTCCTGTGGCGCCGGCTGTCCCTCCTGCCCCTGCTGCTGGTGGAAGTGACCTTCATCGTTCTGTCCGCTCGGAAGCTGAAAGACCTGGACCAGTGGTACCTGATGATTCCGACCTTTGTGGTCTGTGTGCTCTTCTGGGCCATCTGCCACATGGTGTTTGTCATCACAGTGTGGGGCTTCCACACCAAGCTCAGTGACTGCCAGAGGGTGTGCTTGTCCCAGCTCGGGTCAGGCCTGGACAAGATCATGGCCTCAAAGGGCGTGAGACATTTCTGCCTCATCTCTGATCGCCTGGTGCTCTTCACGCTGGTGTCAAcagttgctgttgctgttgcttgTTGGCAG GCCTCCAGCAGCATCTTTGTGAGCATGTTTCTGCTTGTCCTGCCTCTGGAGTCTCTGTTCCACGGGCTTTTCCACGAACTCGGGAACAGCCTGGGAGGAACGTGTGTGGGCTACGCAGTGGTCATCCCCACCAACTACTGCAG TCCTGATGGTCAGCCCATGCTGCTTCCTCCGGACCAGGTGCAGGAGCTCAACCGGCGCTCTACGGGCATGTTGAACAACGTGCAGCGCTTCTTCGCCCACCACCTGATAGAGGTTTTCGGCTGCGACTATTCCACCAGCGGCGTGACCCTGGATGCTCTGCAGGCCAAGATCAAATCCTTCCTCGAGCTTCGCACGGCGGACGGGCCTCGCCACGACACCTACGTCATCTTCTACAGCGGTCACAGTCACCGCTCTGGGGAGTGGGCACTGTCGG gaggagacaCTCTCCGTCTGGATCATATCTTGGAATGGTGGAGGGAGAAGAACGGCAGCTTCTGTTCGCGCCTCATCTTGGTGCTCGACTGTGACAACTCGTTGCCGTGGGTGAAGGAGGTCAGGAAGGCAGAGGATTTGTACGTGGCTGTGCAGGGAGCGACGCTTGCTCGAGTGTCGGACGCCAAGCACCAGGACCCCCCGCAGCTTGGAGACTTCACCTCTCAGTGGGTGGAATACAACTGCAACTCAAACAGCAGCATCCAGTGGTGTGAGAGGGGCAGGGCGGTTAGTGCCAACTACGGCGTCTCCAAACACTGGAGCGACTACACGCTGCACCTGCCAACAGGAAGCGATGTCACCAACCACTGGAGCATGTACTTCCCCCGGATGACGTACCCGGTGGTCCAGTTGGCGCTGTGGTGCGGCGGTCTGAAcctgctgtggctctgcagcGCCTGCCTGCGATGCTTGAAGAGAATTAAACTCAACTGGTTTCCACCAGCGATACTGGACACTGGCCAAGGCTTCAAACTGGTCAGATCATAG
- the samtor gene encoding S-adenosylmethionine sensor upstream of mTORC1 isoform X1, giving the protein MDLRDNVETGETENYPELFYMPIPEEAPCKREQEKLSGVVKNVHRKLRRKYREVGDFDKIWREHCEDEQTLSEYALAMKNLADNHWTKKCEGEGRIDWCRSVCQEYFLDGGMKRMLEKDEKSAALTMGLTAASAQPHSTIPSSISQLGKMRLLDVGSCFNPFLKFDEFLTVGIDIVPAVESVYKCDFLNLQLQQPLQLAGDAVEAFLRQLHNPIDALPAQLFHVVVFSLLLSYFPSPYQRWICCKKAHELLELHGLLLIITPDSSHPNRHALMMRSWRVAVESLGFKRYKYVKYSHMHLIAFRKVCLATTSDLVSRNYPEMLYIPQDFHSNEEEECADVPVQVRSEFEDDQMAWGFTELPDTPYDSDSGESQGSSVPGFHELEDPILLQS; this is encoded by the exons ATGGACCTCAGGGACAACGTCGAGACAGGGGAGACGGAAAACTACCCGGAGCTGTTCTACATGCCGATCCCAGAAGAAGCACCGTGCAAGAGGGAGCAGGAGAAGCTGTCAGGGGTCGTCAAAAACGTCCACAGAAAACTGCGCAGGAAATACAGAGAGG TGGGCGACTTTGACAAGATCTGGCGCGAGCACTGTGAGGATGAGCAGACGCTGAGCGAGTACGCCCTCGCCATGAAGAACCTTGCTGACAACCACTGGACGAAAAAATGTGAAGGAGAGGGGCGCATCGATTGGTGTCGCAG TGTCTGTCAGGAATACTTTTTAGACGGCGGGATGAAAAGAATGTTAGAAAAGGATGAGAAAAGTGCCGCGCTCACCATGGGTCTGACTGCAGCAAGTGCCCAACCGCACAGCACCATCCCCAG TTCTATCTCTCAGCTGGGGAAAATGCGCCTTCTTGACGTGGGAAGCTGCTTCAACCCTTTCTTGAAGTTTGATGAATTCCTTACAGTTGGTATCGACATAGTGCCTGCAGTTGAG AGTGTGTACAAGTGTGACTTCCTCAACCTTCAGCTCCAGCAGCCTCTCCAGCTGGCTGGTGACGCGGTAGAGGCCTTCCTGCGCCAGCTCCACAACCCCATCGACGCTCTGCCTGCCCAGCTTTTCCACGTGGTGGTCTTCTCCCTGCTCCTGTCTTACTTCCCCTCCCCATACCAGCGCTGGATCTGCTGTAAGAAAGCCCACGAGTTGCTGGAGCTGCACGGCCTGCTGCTCATCATCACGCCCGACTCCTCCCATCCAAACCGCCACGCCCTCATGATGCGCAGCTGGCGCGTGGCGGTGGAGTCGCTGGGCTTCAAGCGCTACAAATATGTCAAGTATTCCCACATGCATCTCATCGCCTTCCGTAAGGTGTGTCTGGCGACCACCAGCGACCTGGTGTCACGCAACTACCCTGAGATGCTCTACATCCCTCAGGACTTCCACTCCAATGAGGAAGAAGAGTGTGCCGACGTACCCGTGCAGGTGCGCTCCGAGTTTGAGGATGACCAGATGGCTTGGGGTTTCACGGAGCTACCTGACACGCCCTATGATTCGGATTCTGGGGAGAGCCAGGGCAGCTCGGTGCCTGGCTTCCACGAGCTAGAAGACCCCATCCTGCTTCAGAGCTAA
- the samtor gene encoding S-adenosylmethionine sensor upstream of mTORC1 isoform X2, whose product MTKVEMGDFDKIWREHCEDEQTLSEYALAMKNLADNHWTKKCEGEGRIDWCRSVCQEYFLDGGMKRMLEKDEKSAALTMGLTAASAQPHSTIPSSISQLGKMRLLDVGSCFNPFLKFDEFLTVGIDIVPAVESVYKCDFLNLQLQQPLQLAGDAVEAFLRQLHNPIDALPAQLFHVVVFSLLLSYFPSPYQRWICCKKAHELLELHGLLLIITPDSSHPNRHALMMRSWRVAVESLGFKRYKYVKYSHMHLIAFRKVCLATTSDLVSRNYPEMLYIPQDFHSNEEEECADVPVQVRSEFEDDQMAWGFTELPDTPYDSDSGESQGSSVPGFHELEDPILLQS is encoded by the exons ATGACCAAAGTTGAAA TGGGCGACTTTGACAAGATCTGGCGCGAGCACTGTGAGGATGAGCAGACGCTGAGCGAGTACGCCCTCGCCATGAAGAACCTTGCTGACAACCACTGGACGAAAAAATGTGAAGGAGAGGGGCGCATCGATTGGTGTCGCAG TGTCTGTCAGGAATACTTTTTAGACGGCGGGATGAAAAGAATGTTAGAAAAGGATGAGAAAAGTGCCGCGCTCACCATGGGTCTGACTGCAGCAAGTGCCCAACCGCACAGCACCATCCCCAG TTCTATCTCTCAGCTGGGGAAAATGCGCCTTCTTGACGTGGGAAGCTGCTTCAACCCTTTCTTGAAGTTTGATGAATTCCTTACAGTTGGTATCGACATAGTGCCTGCAGTTGAG AGTGTGTACAAGTGTGACTTCCTCAACCTTCAGCTCCAGCAGCCTCTCCAGCTGGCTGGTGACGCGGTAGAGGCCTTCCTGCGCCAGCTCCACAACCCCATCGACGCTCTGCCTGCCCAGCTTTTCCACGTGGTGGTCTTCTCCCTGCTCCTGTCTTACTTCCCCTCCCCATACCAGCGCTGGATCTGCTGTAAGAAAGCCCACGAGTTGCTGGAGCTGCACGGCCTGCTGCTCATCATCACGCCCGACTCCTCCCATCCAAACCGCCACGCCCTCATGATGCGCAGCTGGCGCGTGGCGGTGGAGTCGCTGGGCTTCAAGCGCTACAAATATGTCAAGTATTCCCACATGCATCTCATCGCCTTCCGTAAGGTGTGTCTGGCGACCACCAGCGACCTGGTGTCACGCAACTACCCTGAGATGCTCTACATCCCTCAGGACTTCCACTCCAATGAGGAAGAAGAGTGTGCCGACGTACCCGTGCAGGTGCGCTCCGAGTTTGAGGATGACCAGATGGCTTGGGGTTTCACGGAGCTACCTGACACGCCCTATGATTCGGATTCTGGGGAGAGCCAGGGCAGCTCGGTGCCTGGCTTCCACGAGCTAGAAGACCCCATCCTGCTTCAGAGCTAA
- the ptdss2 gene encoding phosphatidylserine synthase 2 yields MTKPESKKSSVASINATGKCATAASAAEQVNNGSIEPGCPSQSPQIKGGVMKQTSRESLYRRNTECEVYDDGTNTFFWRAHTVTVLFILTCALVYVTLLEETPQDTAYNTKRGIVASILVFLCFGVTQAKDGPFTRPHPAYWRFWLCVTVVYELFLIFILFQTVHDGRQFMKYIDPKLGVPLPERDYGGNCLMYDPGNTTDPFHNIWDKMDGFVPAHFLGWYIKTLMIRDWWMCMIISVMFEFLEYSLEHQLPNFSECWWDHWIMDVLLCNGLGIYCGMKTLAWLSMKPYQWQGLWNIPTYKGKIKRIAFQFTPYSWVKFEWKPASTVQRWLAVLGIIFMFLLAELNTFYLKFVLWMPPEHYLVLLRLVFFVNVGGVAMREIYDFMDDPKFHKKLGQQAWLVAAITVTEFLIVVKYDPNTIMLPIPFSVMQCWFLGIVLIATWTVWRFFIRDITLRYKETRRRKQEVPTDRERPLGNGSASTPSGRSKLNGSSETVRQRKS; encoded by the exons ATGACCAAGCCCGAGTCGAAGAAGAGCAGCGTGGCCTCGATCAACGCAACCGGCAAGTGCGCCACAGCCGCGTCCGCCGCCGAGCAGGTCAACAACGGCTCGATCGAGCCGGGCTGTCCAAGTCAGAGCCCACAAATCAAAGGCGGTGTGATGAAGCAGACCTCCAGGGAGAGCCTGTACCGGAGAAACACGGAGTGTGAGGTCTATGACGACGGAACCAACACCTTTTTCTG GCGAGCCCATACTGTGACAGTGCTGTTCATTCTGACCTGTGCTCTCGTCTACGTCACACTGTTGGAAGAGACCCCGCAGGACACGGCTTACAACACTAAGAG GGGGATTGTGGCAAGCATCCTGGTGTTCCTCTGTTTTGGAGTGACACAAGCCAAAGATGGACCCTTCACCAGACCACATCCAG CTTACTGGCGATTCTGGCTTTGTGTCACTGTCGTCTACGAGCTGttcctcatcttcatcttgttccag ACGGTGCACGATGGACGACAGTTCATGAAGTACATTGACCCCAAGCTCGGGGTGCCCCTCCCTGAGCGTGACTATGGAGGAAACTGCCTCATGTACGACCCTGGAAACACAACCGACCCCTTCCACAACATCTGG GACAAGATGGATGGCTTTGTTCCAGCTCACTTCCTGGGATGGTATATCAAG ACGTTGATGATTCGGGATTGGTGGATGTGTATGATAATCAGTGTCATGTTTGAGTTCCTGGAATACAGCCTGGAGCACCAGCTACCCAACTTCTCAGAGTGCTGGTGGGACCAT TGGATCATGGATGTGTTGTTGTGTAACGGGCTGGGGATCTACTGTGGCATGAAGACCCTGGCGTGGTTGTCAATGAAGCCCTACCAGTGGCAGGGCCTGTGGAACATTCCTACATACAA GGGGAAGATAAAGCGTATAGCATTCCAGTTCACACCATACAGCTGGGTGAAGTTTGAGTGGAAGCCTGCTTCAACTGTTCAACGCTGGCTGGCTGTGTTAGGCATCATCTTTATG TTCCTCCTGGCGGAGCTGAACACTTTCTACCTGAAGTTCGTGTTGTGGATGCCTCCTGAACACTACCTGGTGCTTCTCCGCCTTGTCTTTTTTGTCAACGTGGGAGGCGTAGCCATGAGGGAAATCTACGACTTCATGGATGACCC GAAGTTCCACAAGAAGCTCGGCCAGCAGGCGTGGTTGGTGGCAGCCATCACAGTGACCGAGTTCCTCATCGTGGTCAAGTATGACCCCAACACCATCATGCTGCCCATCCCCTTCTCCGTCATGCAGTGCTGGTTTTTAGGAATTGTCCTCATCGCTACCTGGACTGTGTGGCGGTTCTTTATCCG CGACATCACACTGCGTTACAAAGAAACCCGGCGACGCAAACAGGAAGTCCCCACGGACCGGGAGCGTCCCCTGGGCAACGGCAGCGCATCCACCCCGTCTGGGCGGAGCAAGCTGAACGGAAGCTCGGAGACGGTGCGACAGAGGAAGTCCTGA